The Shinella zoogloeoides genome contains the following window.
GCTGTCTTGGCTATGAAGGCGCAGCTGGATAAGGCAGGAGTCGCCAACCAGCACGCGGCTCTTTGCCAGGCGTCGGGCGAAGCCTTCTACAACACATCGCAGTTCCGGCTTCGCGACCTCACGTCTCGCGCGCGCCGCCAGCAGCTGAAGTCGGACTTCGAGGCCTACCTCGACGGCTTCTCCCCGAACGTTCAGGAAGTGCTCGACAAGTTCAAGTTCCGCAATCAGATCCCAACGCTTGTCGAAGCCGACGCGCTCGGGTTCCTGATCGAAAAGTTCCTCGACCCATCAGTTAATCTCAGCCCTAAGCCCGTGCTGCACCAAGACGGAAGTGTGCGCCTGCCCGGGCTCGACAACCACTCAATGGGAACAATCTTCGAGGAGCTTATCAGGCGGTTTAACGAAGAGAACAACGAGGAGGCCGGAGAGCACTTCACGCCTCGCGACGTGGTCGAGCTCATGGCGTACCTGATCTTCATGCCGATCGCGGATGAAATTCAGTCAGGCACCTATCTCGTCTACGATGGTGCCTGCGGCACGGGAGGCATGCTGACGGTCGCGGAAGAGACGCTGATCAAGTTGGCGACCGACCACGGGAAAGAGGTGTCGGTCCACCTCTACGGGCAGGAGGTCAATCCCGAGACATTCGCCATCAGCAAGGCGGACCTCATCCTAAAAGGTGAAGGGGCCGAAGCCGAGAACATGAAGTATGGCTCGACGCTCTCCAGCGATGCATTCCCATCGAGTGAGTTCGATTTCATGCTTTCGAACCCTCCTTACGGCAAGAGCTGGAAATCCGATCTCGACCGGCTCGGCGGCAAGAAGGACATCACCGACCCCCGCTTTGTGATCGAGCACGATGGCGATCCCGAGTACAGCCTGATCACGCGCTCCAGCGATGGCCAGATGGTGTTTCTAGCCAACATGCTGAGCAAGATGAAGAAGGCCACCAAGGTCGGCAGCCGGATCGCCGAGGTCCACAATGGCTCATCTCTGTTCACGGGCGATGCGGGATCGGGTGAGAGCAATGTGCGGCGCTGGGTCATCGAGAATGATTGGCTTGAGGCCATCATCGCGCTGCCGCTGAACATCTTCTACAACACTGGTATCGCGACTTACATTTGGGTGCTCAGCAATCGCAAGGCAGATTCCCGCAAGGGCAAGGTCCAGCTGATTGATGCGACGGCGTGGTTCAAACCTCTGCGGAAAAACCTCGGCAAGAAGAACTGCATTCTCGGGCCAGATGACATCAAGCGCATCTGCGACAGCTTCCTCAACAGCGAGGAAAGCGAGCAGTCGAAGATCTTCCCCAACGCGGCGTTCGGTTACTGGAAGGTGACGGTCGAGCGGCCCTTGCGCTTGAAGGTCGAACTGTCCGCGAGCGCGCAGCGTCGCTTCGCGAAGACGTGCGCGGAGGCTGCTGAAGAGCCCCTCACTGGCGTTGTGGAAGCGGTGGCTGAGCGGCTTGGCGAAGGCCCCCATCTCGATTTCAACCGCTTCCTTGAAGAAGCCGAAGCTGTGGCGGGCAAGCGCGGCGTCCGTATGACAGCCAAGCGCCAGAAGCTCCTGATGGCAGGGTTGGGCATCAAGGATCCCGGGGCGGAACCGGTCATCAAGAAGGCGTCCAAGATCAAGCCGGGCGCCGATGCTGAATCTGATGCGCTGTACGGCAACTACCATCGGACCGTCGGTGGCAAAACAGCGATCGTCGAATTCGAGCCGGACACGGAGTTGAGGGATACCGAACAGGTGCCGTTTTTAGAAGACGGCGGTATCGAGGCGTTCTTCCGTCGCGAGGTTCTGCCTCATGCGGCCGACGCCTGGATCGATCCGTCCAAGACGGTTATCGGCTATGAAATCTCTTTCACGCGGCACTTCTACAAGCCACAGCCGCTGCGGACACTTCAGGAGATCGAAGCCGACATCCGGGCGCTTGAGCAGGAAACCGAAGGCCTTCTTGAAGACGTGCTAACGGGAGGCCGCTGAGCATGGCCACCCAACGCTACTCCGTCACCCCCCATCCGATCGAAACCCTTCTCACCTGGG
Protein-coding sequences here:
- a CDS encoding type I restriction-modification system subunit M — protein: MSDLNISNFIWNIADDVLRDVYVRGKYRDVILPMTVIRRLDAVLEPTKDAVLAMKAQLDKAGVANQHAALCQASGEAFYNTSQFRLRDLTSRARRQQLKSDFEAYLDGFSPNVQEVLDKFKFRNQIPTLVEADALGFLIEKFLDPSVNLSPKPVLHQDGSVRLPGLDNHSMGTIFEELIRRFNEENNEEAGEHFTPRDVVELMAYLIFMPIADEIQSGTYLVYDGACGTGGMLTVAEETLIKLATDHGKEVSVHLYGQEVNPETFAISKADLILKGEGAEAENMKYGSTLSSDAFPSSEFDFMLSNPPYGKSWKSDLDRLGGKKDITDPRFVIEHDGDPEYSLITRSSDGQMVFLANMLSKMKKATKVGSRIAEVHNGSSLFTGDAGSGESNVRRWVIENDWLEAIIALPLNIFYNTGIATYIWVLSNRKADSRKGKVQLIDATAWFKPLRKNLGKKNCILGPDDIKRICDSFLNSEESEQSKIFPNAAFGYWKVTVERPLRLKVELSASAQRRFAKTCAEAAEEPLTGVVEAVAERLGEGPHLDFNRFLEEAEAVAGKRGVRMTAKRQKLLMAGLGIKDPGAEPVIKKASKIKPGADAESDALYGNYHRTVGGKTAIVEFEPDTELRDTEQVPFLEDGGIEAFFRREVLPHAADAWIDPSKTVIGYEISFTRHFYKPQPLRTLQEIEADIRALEQETEGLLEDVLTGGR